The following is a genomic window from Desulfofarcimen acetoxidans DSM 771.
AGAAAGATTAATGTCTTGGAGGAACCGTCACAACTGTGGCGGTTTTTCTTATCCTAAAAGACTTTACGGGCTGGTAAAAATATTATGTTTAACAAAATATCTTTTTCTGGGAGGAGTTTAAGGCCAGATGTCGAACAGATTAATTAAGCTGAAATATGTTTTTTGCAGCACTAGTCAATTAGGGGTGGTTCTCATCAATGAACGAATTCATAAAGAGAGCTTAGATGGTCTCCAGATAAACAATGAGGAAAGCAGTTTGCATGCTTTAATCAGGGAGTTGCCTCTTGCTTTTATGGGTGAAATACTTTTAAAGGGATCTCTTTGCATTAGTCAAAATCTGGCACAAAAACTTTTACTGGTCCTGGTAAAAGCGAAAGAAGAACTGCACAAGATTGATGTGGATATTAAAAAGCATGCGCTTAGTTTTAAAATAGTGGTTAAGAAAAAGCGAAATATGTATGGCTGTCTATTGAAAATTAAGAAAATTGAAATTAATGCAAAAAGTAATTATTTAATTTTGCATCTGGCTGAACCTCCTCAAATCAGAACTAACAGTGTTTTGCAAAATATATTTGTCGGTATTGGTACAAAAGTAACTCATATGAATTCGGGTGAAGAATTTATCATTAATTATTTATTTGGCAATAAAAGAGGAATAGACTATTCAGATAACAGGATTACCATGGATCTCAGGAAGATGGCATACATAAATGAAATATATAGCAGAGAGATATTTGGCCTGAAGCTTATTGATGTGGTGGATATAAAAGAGGTAATTATTAATGAGGGTATGGTAGAGATTTTCTGGGATGTTGCTATGCCCTCGGTTGAAAGTTTTAATCTTGATTAAGGGAGTGTGATGCGATGAACGTTTAGTTATCGCTATGTGTTGGACTGGCTTTTAATAATATTTTTATATAGAGGTGAAGGGTATGACAAGTATGCTGGAAAACATTAATATAGCTGATATTATTGGTAAGGTTGGTACTTTCGCCAAAGAGTATATAGAAACACAGGTAAAATATTTTTCGGATAAGGATAATATTTATGAGTGGAGAGATAAATCGCAGGTTCGCGTTATAGACGGGCTGTATTTTATTACTAAACTGGCGTTAGATGCCAAGGATACGATTGCTGATGAGAAAGTAAAGTTTTACCTCCAAAATCCCGAATATCTGATTGAAGCTGTTACGGAAAAGATTCAGGAGATTAAAGAAAATCCCGTGGGTACACTGGAAGAATACTCCTACCTGGGTACCGGTACACTGGGCTTTTTGCTGGGTTATGGGGCTCCTAATTTAAAAATTTCTATGCTGGGTTTAAGCAAGCAGTCAATTATTTCCCACAGCATTTTACCGGTGCTTGGTCTGAAGAGGCTTTTGGATATGGCTCTCAAATCGGAAGAAATATTTGATTTCACTCCGGTTGAAGAGATAGTGAAAGCCGACATGGTTAAAATGATCAAGCATTTTGCTTCTAACCCCTTGTTAATCGGATTTACTTTCGGTGTGGGTGCTCACCTGATGCTGGATGTAATCAGATCCAATGACGGCATTGTATTAACCGGTTTACCGACAACTATTCTGCCTGGCGGCAGGCTGATTGACCGGGCCTGGTTGTTAGGCAGCGCTCTGGCCTGCTTCTCATTGGGTAAAGAATACATTTGCGCTTCCCAGGGTATCGAAAATGAAATGATGACACTAAATGATGTTGTTCGCATGGTGGAAAAAAGAGCCAGCTAGCAATAATGCTTGATTTATCATAATAATATGATAATAAAAAAATAATTTTAACAAACTGCCTGTAATATACGGGTAGTTTTTTTTGTGCTCTGGGAAATTATGCTTATGATAGATCTGTGGATAACTGTAAGTTTATTTTCGGTGATAATTTGGTTAAATTAATAGAGAATTTGTGTTTGCATAATTTCCGTCGAGCACGAGTGGCTGCGGCTGTCTCGAAAGTCGCTTAAGCGACTTTCTTGGCTTTTTGTATAGAAGTGAAATTATTAGGGATATATAAAATATCTCTTATGGGATTGGAGGTGAGCAGTTGATTCGTTTTTTTTGCCAGGTATGCTGTAACGATAATGATGAAAAGTATGACATTTATACCAGAACAGATGATCTGTATAATATATTAACTATTGTTTGCAAGCAGTGCGGCAATACCAGGGAGATACTGGTCAGCAGTGAGTTGGAAAGCTTTTGTCGCGATGAAAAGGGGGGCAATATACTGGATGTTAAAGGGGATAACTTTTGACAGCAAGCGCTGCATCATATGCGGTGAGCCGGAGAAGCCGGGTTATTTAATCAGCCGTAATAAATACAATGCATCAGTATGTGACCGCTGTGAGATAAAGGCAGCGAGACATATTAATAAATGAACAAAAATGATTTTGCTCACCGTATACTGGTAAATCTGGCTCGCCAAATGAAACTGGGAGAAATACTTGACAGAAAAAAGCTCTCGGATAAAATCATTGCCGAGTGTTTCCCTGAAAAAATCGAAGATGAGCAAATCTGGCGTGACAGGATAGACAAGCGGCTGGATTTTTTGCTGCAACACAGCCGGCAGGAGGAATCAGAACCGCTGTTGGTACACTTGCTTGAAGAAAGCTGTGAGGAATGCAGTGTGGAAAAGCGGCCCTGTGTTCATGCATGTCCTACAGGAGCTATAACTTATGACCGGCATGGTAAAGGCAGCATAAATACCGCGCTGTGCGTGGAGTGCGGATGGTGTGTGGATACATGTATTTCGGGTGTGATTATAGCCCGCTCTGAATTCGCACAGGTTGCAACTATGCTGCTGCAAAGTAAGGTCAACCCAGTATATGCCATACTGGCACCCTCTTTTGTAGGGCAGTTTGGGCCCGGTGTAACCCCGGAAATATTAAAAGCCGCTCTCAAGGCGCTGGGTTTTAGCGGTGTCTATGAAGTAGCCATGGCCGCGGATATAGTTGTTCTTGAAGAAGCCAGAGAGTTCTGTGAGCGCATGAAGAGCAGGGAAAAGTTTATGATCACCTCCTGCTGCTGTCCTGCTTTTATAAAATTGGTGGAAAAGGTGAGGCCTAAAGTTGCCCACCTGATTTCTCCTTCCATGTCACCGATGATTATTATGGGAAAAATGCTTAAGGGGAGGGAGGAAGAATGTCGCGTAGTTTTTATCGGTCCCTGTATAGCTAAAAAAGCAGAAGCTAAAAGACCTGATTTACAGCCGGCTGTTGATTGCGTATTAACATTTAAGGAAACTAAAGCTTTACTGGAGGCTGCTGAATTATCACTTGACGGTTCACTGGGGCAGAGTGAGGTGCAGGATGCATCGCATGACGGGCGTATTTTTGCACATACCGGTGGTGTTTCCGAGGCTATTCACAGGGCTGTACAGAGGCGTGCGCCGGATTTAGAGTTCAGGCCGGTTAAAGGCAACGGGTTAAAACAATGCAGCGAATTGCTGAAGCAGCTGGAAGAAGGCAGGTTGGATGCCAACTTTATGGAGGGTATGGGCTGCCCGGAAGGCTGTGTCGGAGGTCCGGGAACCAATATCAAAGCTGCCGAGGCGGCGGTTTTGGTCAGAGAATTTGCAGACAGGGCGCCAAAGCAGCAAAGTGATGACAATATCTTTGCCCTACAATGGATGAAGGAATATTACAAAGCTGCGGATACCGAATCTATCAAGCTGGATATGTGATTATTGAAGAGTACTTATTGCGGGGGTAATCAAATGGACGTACAAAAGACTTCCGAAAACAAATCAGTCGAAGAAGCTATTGAGAACCTGGTAGAAAAGGCTTTAAGAGCCAGGGACAATTTTTTAAATTATAACCAGAAACAGGTGGATGATATTGTCAGGGCTATGACTTTGGCCGGTCTGAACAGACACGCGGAACTGGCTAAAATGGCGGTAGAGGAAACCGGCCGGGGTGTTTATGAGGACAAAATAACTAAAAACATCTTTGCTACTGAGTATATTTACCATAGTATTAAGTACCATAGAACAGTTGGTGTGATTAATGAAGATGAAGAGGCCGGTTACCTGGAAATAGCTGAACCTGTAGGTGTGGTAGCCGGAGTAACGCCTGTTACCAACCCTACTTCCACAGCTATGTTTAAAGCTATAATCTGCATGAAAACCAGAAACCCGGTGATTTTCAGTTTCCATCCCGGTGCTCAGAAGTGCAGTGCTGCCGCGGTGCGGACTTTGCTGGAGGCCGCTGTATCGGCGGGAGCGCCTGAAAACTGTATCAGTTGGATTAAAGAGCCTTCCGTAGAAGCAACGAGAGCCTTGATGAATCACCCGGGAGTTGCCCTGGTATTAGCTACCGGGGGAGGCGGGATGGTCAAATCGGCTTACAGTACAGGTAAACCGGCACTGGGCGTGGGTCCGGGCAATGTACCCTGCTACATTGAGAAATCGGCTAACTTGCGGCGAGCGGTTAATGACATAATCCTGAGCAAGACTTTTGATAACGGGATGATTTGCGCTTCTGAGCAGGGAGTTATTGCAGACAGAGAAATAGCAAGGGAAGTCAGGAGACTGTTTACAGACTACGGTTGTTATTTTCTTTCACCGGAGGAAACCGGACTGCTGCAGAGGATGGTTACCGGAAACGGTACCTGCTCTTTAAACCCGGACATAGTTGGACACCCTGCTGAGGAAATTGCCAAAACAGCCGGTTTTGCCGTGCCTTTCGGTACTAAAATTCTGATCGCGCAAATTGACGGGGTGGGCAAGGATCACCCTCTGTCCAGAGAGAAATTAAGCCCTGTACTGGCTTATTACGAGGTAAACGGGTATGAGGAAGGCTTTAAGCTGTGCCAGGAAATGATAGAATTTGGCGGTATGGGACATACTTCGGTGATTCACAGTGAGAATGATGAGCTAATCAGGAAGTTTTCGCGGCGCATGATGACCGGCAGGATTGTGGTCAACTCACCTTCCAGCCATGGCGCTATCGGGGATATATATAATACTAATATGCCGTCTCTAACGCTGGGATGTGGTTCAATGGGACATAACTCAACTACCTCCAATGTCAGTGCGGTTAATTTGATCAACGTTAAGCGCGTGGCCTATCGCCGGGAAGGCATGCAGTGGTTTAAAGTTCCGGAGAAAGTATATTTTTCACCAGGTGCGGTTCAATACCTATCCAAGATGCCCGGGGTGGCAAGGGCAGCAATAATTACTGATAAGATTATGGTCGATTTGGGTTATGTTGATAAGGTGCTTTATCACTTGAACAAACGTTCCAATAAAGTTGCGGCGGATGTCTTCAGCGAAGTGGTGCCGGATCCGTCACTGGAAACAGTTCAGAGCGGTGTGTCCATGCTCAAGAACCTGCGGCCGGATACTCTAATTGCATTGGGCGGCGGTTCTGTAATGGACGCGGCTAAAGCTATGTGGCTATTTTATGAGCACCCGGATGTAGAGTTTGATTGGCTCAAACTAAAGTTTTTAGATATAAGGAAGAGAACCTATAAATATCCCAAACTGGGCCGTAAGGTGAAAATGGTGGCAATACCCACCACCAGCGGCAGCGGTTCAGAGGTTACAGCCTTTACCGTAATTACGGATAGAGGCGCTGAGATTAAATATCCTTTGGCCGACTACGAATTAACTCCTGATGTGGCCATTATTGACTCAGAGTTTACTTATTCAGTGCCGCCGGATTTGACTGCCGATACCGGCATAGATGTACTGACTCATGCGCTGGAAGCTTATGTTTCGGTGATGGCTACTGATTATAGCGATGCCATGGCTATAAAAGCTATGGAGATGGTATTTGAGTATTTACCGCAGGTGTACCGGGACGGAGGCAATAAAAAGGCCAGAGAAAAAATGCATAATGCCTCCTGCATTGCGGGAATGGCTTTTACCAACGCCTTTTTGGGCATCTGTCACAGTTTAGCGCATAAGGTGGGCGGGGAGTTTCGTATCCCGCACGGCAGGATTAACGGAGTTTTCTTGCCTCATGTGATTGAATACAATGCTCAAAAACCGTCCAAATTTGTTTCCTACCCTAATTACGAATATTACATGGCTCCGGAGAAGTACAGGCGGGCCGCGCAGCTTTTGGGACTGGCGTCCTCAAGCGTTGAACAGGGTGTGGCATCTCTGGTCGGGGCTGTGCGCATATTAATGGCGGAGATTAACCTGCCTGCGACACTGATGCAGTTGGGTATTAATCGGAAGGATTATGAGGCTAAAATACCCTCACTGGCGGAAAAGGCTTTTGCCGATCAGGTAACCGTGACCAACCCGCGGCTGCCGTTGGTGGCTGAACTGGAGGTTTTATTGAGAAAAGGCTATGGTGAGATTAATAATTAAAATGATAAAAAGGATGTGTATTGATGAATGAATTAGATTTATTAATCAAAGAAAAATTGGTTCCGCTTAGAGAGAGAATATTAGAATCCTTTGCTCAAAAACACCCCTACATAGAATCTGTGATGAATGGCATGCTTTCAGGTAAAAAGAATAGAGTTGGAATGGTGGTAACAGAAAGCGGCAAGACTATAGGTGAATATACTTTTCATACGGAAGGTCTTCATGTGGCAAGTGTTGATTGTGGTGAGCTGTCTCCGGAAATAAAGCACCCGTTCCTGGGAGTCATAAAACCTTATGCTATAGTTGAAAAATCTACACTGGAGAAAATGCTAAATGATGAAGAAAGGCTGGAAAATGATCTTTTTGCCACTGCAATGGGATATATGCCAGAGGTAACTTTGAAGTTTTTGCATTGATTTTTAATAGCAGAAATGACCGTGTATGCGGTCATTTTTTATGTAGCAGGCAATACTTAAGCCCAAGGGACATGGTTGGCGGAAAAAGAACGATCTACAATGAAAGCCAAGACGGAATACAGATCTCATGAAAAAAACGTTGGGCCAATTGATTCTGAATGGAAAATGATGTTACTGCTATAGGAAAACTCACCACTCACTATTACACAAATTGAACATTTCCTAAATACTGATAATTGTTTGGCCTTGTGGTATAATATTCATAATTGTATAGCACAACTAACTGATGTCCAATGCGAACTGCCGGAAAAAATAGAATGAAGGGGAGGATAAATATGGTAGACGGACGTCCCAAGACACTTAGAATAACTATTATTTTCGCAGTTGCTATACTGTTAGTTGTTTCAGTTTTTAAGCTGGCAGGATCACTGAAGAATACTGGAAATAAGATGATTGAAGCAAGTAAAGACAGTATATCCGATACATCTAAATCTTCAACTGTACTGCAAAAAGATATTTCAAGTCCGATTAAAATTACAATACCCTTAAAGCTTGCAGATCCTGAAAAAACGCTTGTGGATTACTTCAAATCCATCGGTTATGACGCCAGGCTGACCAAAAAGAATGATACTGTGGAAAGAGGTAATGAAAAAGGCCTGCACCTGATATTTGATCTAGGAAACGGCACAAGCTTTCAAGCTACTGTCTTCAAGCTTGATAATAAGGAAAACGGTGCATGGGAAATTACCGATTCCAGCTTTATCAATCCTAAAGGAGAACTTCTGGTTGCACTGATTGAACAGAAACTTGCCGCTATAATATCCACACAGAAGTCGGATGAATTGGAGCATAATAAAAACGCATTCAAGAGTAACACTTTGATTGAAATAGCCAACTATGGAGAACCGGCATACAAATACATGACAGGACAATTTGCAAATGGTAAAGGAAAGGGTGAACGGGGTGATTTAATGGCGGAGGCTTGTATAGAAATACTCGGATACAGGAACAATGTTCCGAAAGGCTGGAAGAGCGGCGAGGAATGGTATTCACAGCTAAAGCCTCTGGAAATAGTACCATTGCCGCCTGTAAATCCGCCCAAGGGTAAAACCCTTGAAGAGCTTGCAACTGCGGCAGCCCTCAAGCGTTATAAACCGTATAATGAAAATGGAGTGGTGATGGTTGCTCCGTATGTGTTTGATAAATTTGAAGAAGGCGATATGCTGACCATATGGGCAACGGTGGATTTTCAGCAATATCTGCTCTATGAGAAAAAGCTTGTTCAAATCAGTGGAGGCGTTGTTCCTGCCGCTATAAAGCTGTGCAAGGGGTCTGATGGAAGCTATGCATTTGCTGAATACATCGAAGCAAAGGATGGCGCCGGTTTTGTGCCGTCCATAAAGGAGTTTTGCAAACAAAAAAGTGGAGTTGCAGAAAAAATTATTGAGCAGTATGGTAAGCATAAGGAATTGGCGGCTAAAATTCATGAGAGCCTTATAGCCTATCTGAAAGTGAACAACCTGACCGGCATATATCTTGAGGACTTTAACGGAGAACAAACGCCGCTGACATGAAACACGAAAACCGCTCTTATCAATATCAGGGAAGGGCTCTTTGGAAGGGGATTTGTGGTATGCTGGGAGTTTCTCTTTTCTTTGGAGTTTTATTGTGGATTTGGGTAATAGTAAGTAGTGCTACTCATTTGGTTATAACAATTATTGTCTATCGTGATGCAAAGAAACTTTATGAGCCAGCTTTAAGTATTTCACCTTTCTTATGGGCAGCTATAACTTTTGCAATGCTTATAGGCGGAATGTTTATTTACTGGTTAATGAATTACTCTAATCTTACCAGGACAAATTTTAAAATCTGAATATGAAGTAGTATCATCGTCAAATGCAGATTTACAATTACAACGATACGGGCAAATAAAATATAAAAACTAAGAGGCCCCATAGGGCCGTCCTGCACTCAAAATAAGTCGCTGTGTGTGCCTGTTCTGGTAAGTGTCAAAACTAAAACATCGTTGTCAATCTTGTAAATCAAAAGCCAGTCGGAAGTAATATGGCATTCTCTATGTCCGGTCCAATAACCTGTTAACATATGGTCTTTGTTTTTCTCCGGCAAGGGGATTCCAGCC
Proteins encoded in this region:
- a CDS encoding [Fe-Fe] hydrogenase large subunit C-terminal domain-containing protein, translating into MNKNDFAHRILVNLARQMKLGEILDRKKLSDKIIAECFPEKIEDEQIWRDRIDKRLDFLLQHSRQEESEPLLVHLLEESCEECSVEKRPCVHACPTGAITYDRHGKGSINTALCVECGWCVDTCISGVIIARSEFAQVATMLLQSKVNPVYAILAPSFVGQFGPGVTPEILKAALKALGFSGVYEVAMAADIVVLEEAREFCERMKSREKFMITSCCCPAFIKLVEKVRPKVAHLISPSMSPMIIMGKMLKGREEECRVVFIGPCIAKKAEAKRPDLQPAVDCVLTFKETKALLEAAELSLDGSLGQSEVQDASHDGRIFAHTGGVSEAIHRAVQRRAPDLEFRPVKGNGLKQCSELLKQLEEGRLDANFMEGMGCPEGCVGGPGTNIKAAEAAVLVREFADRAPKQQSDDNIFALQWMKEYYKAADTESIKLDM
- the adhE gene encoding bifunctional acetaldehyde-CoA/alcohol dehydrogenase translates to MDVQKTSENKSVEEAIENLVEKALRARDNFLNYNQKQVDDIVRAMTLAGLNRHAELAKMAVEETGRGVYEDKITKNIFATEYIYHSIKYHRTVGVINEDEEAGYLEIAEPVGVVAGVTPVTNPTSTAMFKAIICMKTRNPVIFSFHPGAQKCSAAAVRTLLEAAVSAGAPENCISWIKEPSVEATRALMNHPGVALVLATGGGGMVKSAYSTGKPALGVGPGNVPCYIEKSANLRRAVNDIILSKTFDNGMICASEQGVIADREIAREVRRLFTDYGCYFLSPEETGLLQRMVTGNGTCSLNPDIVGHPAEEIAKTAGFAVPFGTKILIAQIDGVGKDHPLSREKLSPVLAYYEVNGYEEGFKLCQEMIEFGGMGHTSVIHSENDELIRKFSRRMMTGRIVVNSPSSHGAIGDIYNTNMPSLTLGCGSMGHNSTTSNVSAVNLINVKRVAYRREGMQWFKVPEKVYFSPGAVQYLSKMPGVARAAIITDKIMVDLGYVDKVLYHLNKRSNKVAADVFSEVVPDPSLETVQSGVSMLKNLRPDTLIALGGGSVMDAAKAMWLFYEHPDVEFDWLKLKFLDIRKRTYKYPKLGRKVKMVAIPTTSGSGSEVTAFTVITDRGAEIKYPLADYELTPDVAIIDSEFTYSVPPDLTADTGIDVLTHALEAYVSVMATDYSDAMAIKAMEMVFEYLPQVYRDGGNKKAREKMHNASCIAGMAFTNAFLGICHSLAHKVGGEFRIPHGRINGVFLPHVIEYNAQKPSKFVSYPNYEYYMAPEKYRRAAQLLGLASSSVEQGVASLVGAVRILMAEINLPATLMQLGINRKDYEAKIPSLAEKAFADQVTVTNPRLPLVAELEVLLRKGYGEINN
- a CDS encoding type II toxin-antitoxin system YafQ family toxin, encoding MKYEILSTGRFKKDLKTIMKRGYNIQLLQDVVSLLAAGIPLPEKNKDHMLTGYWTGHRECHITSDWLLIYKIDNDVLVLTLTRTGTHSDLF